In Deinococcus misasensis DSM 22328, a single window of DNA contains:
- a CDS encoding transposase, with protein MQEHSIYRLTDEQWDTLLLAVPKLNVRDRHVFEAILHVLSTAMPWQDMPEDFGITSRTAWNRYQKWQEQTIWDDLLGTFLGTFPNHVRMGWERTLREAALQRAQKFGTRKRPLVHEMVPVPVLVTDN; from the coding sequence ATGCAAGAACACAGCATCTATCGGCTCACCGATGAACAATGGGACACCCTGTTGCTGGCCGTCCCCAAACTGAACGTGCGTGACCGCCACGTTTTCGAGGCGATCCTGCACGTCCTGAGCACCGCCATGCCCTGGCAGGACATGCCAGAGGATTTTGGCATCACCTCCAGAACCGCCTGGAACAGGTACCAGAAGTGGCAAGAGCAGACCATCTGGGACGACCTTCTGGGCACTTTTCTGGGCACCTTTCCCAACCATGTTCGCATGGGCTGGGAACGCACCCTGCGCGAAGCTGCTCTGCAACGCGCCCAGAAGTTTGGCACCCGCAAACGGCCTCTGGTGCATGAAATGGTCCCGGTTCCTGTGCTGGTCACCGACAACTGA